TGATTTATTCCGTGCGCGATCAAGGAGAGAGCAGGGGTACGAAATTACGCTCAAACACCTTGTACGTTTCAGATGCTACGCGCAGCGCAGTAACATCCAAGTCACCAGAAATTAAAATAAGTTTACGGAGCGTAAGGGATAACAAAAGTGACCCGTTCAGTATTGCAAAGCTGCTGACTCCCAATATAGGCTATAACGCAGCGGGCCAGATAAAGACAGCTGATGACACCAGATGCCAAGCGCTCGCCACTGCATTAAAGGGTGAGTCGTCTGACAAAGTACCTCACTTCATAGTCAGAGACATTAGAGATTACAAGGGCAAGCTACAGACACCTATACACCAAGTTAGAGACGTGCGTAAATTAGTTAAAAGCTCGTACCACTTTGTGTCTTTAGATAGCCACGACAGGTCCAGCCATTTGACCCCAGAAGGAGAACACAAGACAGTAAAGCAGAGCTCATACTTGAATTCAGATTCTCTCTCGCCCATAGTGATTAAATGCCAATCCGTGAATACAAATAGCAACGTAAAGCATTCGGGAAATGTAATAGACCCATCTAAGCGAAGACTTTCAGAGGATGTATTTGAGCATGACGCGTCATCGCCTCAAGTTCCAATAGAGGGCGCCAAAGATGGGAGTATGCCAATCGAAAAGCTAGGTAACCGACTGTCTTTAGACAGCCCAAAGCAAGATGTGACAGCTGGATTGAAAATTGAGGCAAGtgcaaaaaaacaagacaaaacaaatgatATATGTGAGAAGAAAACTGAAACTAAGATGGCCAACCAGGCTGCTTTGCAGAAATTGCAAGCTGCTGTCAAAACAATGGAGCAGTTATACGTTTTTGACAAGAAAGAATGGAAGAGAAAAACAGAGCCGCGAAGAATAACGGATAGTCACGTTCTCTCGCTTATTGCCAGAGAGGAGCATGGAGGAACTTTGGAGGAACCGCAAAGCAATACTAGTTCTGCTCCCACAGCAAACACAGACAACAACGTGGGACAAGATTCAAACATAAAGAAAACCTCATCTCTTGGACCTTCATTAACCCAGTCTGAGATGCCTGGAAAAAAAGGAGACAAGGAGACCACCAAGTCACGCACCACTCCAATCACCCATCAAGAGAGAAATGGCCCTAAAGCTTTCATGCAACTAACAGGAACACCCAATAAAACTACAACCCTGAGTCACAGTCAAAAGCCTATAGCCACAGCAAGTTCCATAAAAGCAGCACAAACACATGTCTCATCACCAGCATCTATCAGTTGTAAAGGCGTGACACCAAAGTCTCCAAAACTACCTGTTTGCTTGAAGATATCTCAACCAAAGCATGCTTCAGATGAGAAGGAGCGGCCAAATGGCAGTGAGACTGAGTTTGCCCCACTGCAGTTCACTTCTACAGCAGATGCAGAAAACTACCTAACCATACCCGTGAAGCCTCATGCCACAACCGCCATAAAACCGTCCACAGCTGGGCTTGGGAAAACAGCCATTTATACAGTTCCAGCGACAAGAGTTAAAACCACCAGTCCACCATCTTATCTCAGTCATAGTGAAGTTAGAAGACATAAGGAGATCCATCAATCCCCAAAGTGCTCATCTATTGTCATGGAGACACGGTCCCCAGATACCCCTACTGCCACTATTTATCATACATCGCTGCCTGTTACGATGCAAGCCGCTCAGCCACAGGTGATATGTTTCTCCCCAACAGTTCAACCTTCTCCAGTCCCAACAGAGCACTTTCAACCCACTCAAAGAAAGATGCTTTTGGATCCCACTACTGGAAACTACTACTTGGTGGACACTCCAGTCCTGCCTGCCACCAGGCGTCTCTTTGACCCAGAAACTGGGCAGTATGTGGACATCCCTATGCCTCAGCAGTCTCCAATGACCCCTGTTCCCTTGCCAATATCCCCCCTTGCCCTCAGTCCAGGAGCTTATGGCCATACCTACATGTTTTACCCAGGATACATGCCAACCACAATGGTCCCTGCCCGTACCATTCAGTCCCAGCTCTCTATGCAGTCGGAAGCAGATGAAAGTGATAAATCCCATTTACACATGGGCCAGCAGGATGATGGGGCCTACATGGAGAGCCCTTACTATATGCCTTCTGGGAAGTCATCGCAAACAGCCTCTGTGGCCCAACACATTACCACCAACAGGTTAGCCAGCAGCAAGCAGCCTATCATCAGCATCACTTCCCAGAAGGGGCCAAGGATTATCGCTCCCCCATCATTTGATGGCACCACCATGAGCTTTGTGGTGGAACATCGGTAAAGCCCCACTCACCCTAGAGCTAACAGTAAGTGTAATTGTTTACATTCGCATTTATGACAGGAATTGTCCATtatgaatttacatttaaactttaaacttaaaatacattaaaatgccTCAAGTGACATAATTTGCCCCTCAATGTACTCTCAAGAGAGAAGAATtatattcatatactgtatatacatgagttgttaaatattgttaaatattcAAAGGTCACCCATTAAAGATTTTTgtacaaatgtttacattttaaactatttaagtTAAATAATTATTGAAACAGTTTAAATAATGCTCAAGCactattttagtttttagaCTGCTCGTTTTAGCTCAGCAAGGATGTCTGAtggtatttaaaatgttttctgaCATTTTCACTTTGACACTAAACATTCCATTCTAATCATGCTGAATGACTTTAGCACTGTTTAGTGATAAGATTTCTCATATGTTAGAATTCCTTCATTGCCATTTAAAAAGGAATTAATGGCCACTGTTACGGTGCTGGTAAAAAGAAAAGTATACAGTCCTTTCATCTAGTTTTGATCAACTTTCAGGTGAAGCTCCTTTTACCTCTTGTTctatgcacatactgtacacgttCATTCTGGCATTTCAACAGATACAAAGACTACACACCCCTACTGTCATCCTATATTTTACCctgacacatttacatttaagggATTTCACAGCTGCTGTTCCAGAATGGGAAAATTATTGCGACAATTAGTAAGCATATTATTTACTCTAGAGAGTTATCAAAGACAAGAGTGTGATTGTCTAcaacataattttttattttatatgattttaaataaaaagtctgGACTGGTCATAAAATGTTCTGAAGTGCTACTCTATGGCAATGGTATGATACAGCAGGGGAAGAGGCGTGGCATTGTTGGCATAGCCGTGGGAGGAGTAAAAGGTCAGCCAGCTCGTGGCATGTGTTTGTGCTGATATATGTTGGACCAGCTGCTGCTGAATATCAAGACTCATTGACCTGAGACACTTAAACTGCAGGAGGGCCACCTTTTTAGGACAACCTTATCTTAAAGGGAAAGACCCAGAGGTGGGCGAAAAGCTTTGACTaaatttttttactgtatataaacaaatCTAACGTACACTGTGGCACCAGAGGGAGAAATGTGAGATGGCTGAACTACAAAAATTTAATGACCAATAATCTATTAGCATGCGAAGGATGGTTTTGGAGACGTTACAAGATCATATTTGAGATTTAGTATGACCTGAATAACTAATCTGTTAGATGATAACTCTGTCCTGCATTACAAGCATGTACAACATTGAAATGTATGACCTAATATTTctaatattatttttgttttgttttacacaggAACTATGTCACCTTTTCACTCACTTggagtttgttttattttgtcctgAACCTATTCATCATGATCTCCTTCATCACAAACATAATCTAAATTGTCTTTATCATAGTGCATTACCCAGTTATTATTTGTGGCTGTCAATTTTATGCTTCTTTAGTGTTTTAAAACTGCGTTGTCTGTCTCTCAAATCTTTTTGAATGTGGTTGCCTGGTTGGAAATTGTAATTGAACCCATGTTCATAGTTCATAGGTAATATCAACTACTATGAATcagtaaaataatttaaagaatACCAATTTTTGAACTAcatctcaactttatttatatagcgcttttgacaattttcattgttacaaagcagctgtacatgagacatattgactataagcaaaacaattaaagttgtacctgtaaaaacaagaaaaaggtgaaaacacagaagacagacatacccacatacaaaacactccacacacacaatatgcacacgtactaacacacatagacatagacacacacggatgcgcagacacggacgcacacgcacgcacacacacgcacgcacgcacgcacgcacgcacgcacgca
This region of Triplophysa rosa linkage group LG1, Trosa_1v2, whole genome shotgun sequence genomic DNA includes:
- the lg1h4orf54 gene encoding uncharacterized protein C4orf54 homolog, translated to MEIIKEESVDKSCFIEIVPSDVPRVNKNDTDCTKSHAKQNLYSESAPGKLEKQSTGNDNDLYTEMYLSSESESDDEATVVLSDHGTPEVHEDESHYITTHEIQLLELDHEVDYDFETGSSWDVEDDHQVYSFVDYAFFDCDETTVTKQADTKSHQGHADTSVAVISSQPESNLCDSDKCASSKESLSKQQNTTGQIHLSIKATSRAINEPSNIPGKRSEDICRYVLKGVDAKGDKVCDNTKCFIAVPGRLHFGSKLKSKDVNDYSSGASSAVSELDDADKEVRNLTARSFKSLAYPYFDAINFSTSSESSASEHGLGINRWSTFVDLKYGNVNMSNGRDQSLLAHKGSTSNLHFAKKTDGKGITGLTLTSMRAPPVEIFALNGNLVGHRNASSRTKKIELMGKFSQGQSGVIRLTETLNFRCNVKSGQPGNERRVKSAQNTGGSRSTDEVTNTLPSAQGSEASKQPCNTGETMEDTHKKAVFASSLLKNVISKKMQFEQERKMERGEICETHHAPSPCFGAHEHEVQKEKMSRKNSKRLQRQSSKFSEADSDYSIVCVDELGDIIDSYSSDAKYDSRKEEILTSASETNMESTNEAANDTKKGAFEASKGTLLRSQNSAFRSWKDGELEFQKEHKNDKTLEGKLAPPDECPRETNVYFDSATSKHTKMSHLFVPSIQLPSGEREFGKTPPNMIYSVRDQGESRGTKLRSNTLYVSDATRSAVTSKSPEIKISLRSVRDNKSDPFSIAKLLTPNIGYNAAGQIKTADDTRCQALATALKGESSDKVPHFIVRDIRDYKGKLQTPIHQVRDVRKLVKSSYHFVSLDSHDRSSHLTPEGEHKTVKQSSYLNSDSLSPIVIKCQSVNTNSNVKHSGNVIDPSKRRLSEDVFEHDASSPQVPIEGAKDGSMPIEKLGNRLSLDSPKQDVTAGLKIEASAKKQDKTNDICEKKTETKMANQAALQKLQAAVKTMEQLYVFDKKEWKRKTEPRRITDSHVLSLIAREEHGGTLEEPQSNTSSAPTANTDNNVGQDSNIKKTSSLGPSLTQSEMPGKKGDKETTKSRTTPITHQERNGPKAFMQLTGTPNKTTTLSHSQKPIATASSIKAAQTHVSSPASISCKGVTPKSPKLPVCLKISQPKHASDEKERPNGSETEFAPLQFTSTADAENYLTIPVKPHATTAIKPSTAGLGKTAIYTVPATRVKTTSPPSYLSHSEVRRHKEIHQSPKCSSIVMETRSPDTPTATIYHTSLPVTMQAAQPQVICFSPTVQPSPVPTEHFQPTQRKMLLDPTTGNYYLVDTPVLPATRRLFDPETGQYVDIPMPQQSPMTPVPLPISPLALSPGAYGHTYMFYPGYMPTTMVPARTIQSQLSMQSEADESDKSHLHMGQQDDGAYMESPYYMPSGKSSQTASVAQHITTNRLASSKQPIISITSQKGPRIIAPPSFDGTTMSFVVEHR